TTTGCGAACGTATCCGCGTCAACGGCATAAAGATAGATGAGGAGAATTTTGTGCGCCTGATCCAGAACCTGATGCCTGTTGCCAACGAGATTACCCAGGCGATGCCGCGGGACCATTATCTCGGCCCGGTGGGAACTACTTTGGCTGTGGCCCTGCAATGGTACCAGGAACAGCAGACTGATTTCAACGTTGTAGAATGCGGTCGGGGCGGAGTCTCTGACGATGCTTCAGTGCTGCACAATCAATGGTCGGTGTTGACTCCAATTATGGAGGAGCACGTCCGGGAATTGGGACCGACCCTGTTAGATATTGCTGCCAATAAGGCAGGGATTGTCCGGCCCGGGCAGAAGCTTTGTGTGACTTGCCAGCAACATACCCAGGTAAGTACACTTTTACGCTCACTGTGCCGCCATTTCGCGGTGCCGCTAAAACAGGAAGGGGCAGATTTCACAGTGGAAGCGCTGCAGAGCGACTTGTCCGGCAGCCGGTTTTATTACCGCTCCCAGGCGCGGGAGGCGGAATTCAAGTTGCCACTGGTGGGTCGGTTTCAAATAATCAATGCCGCCCTTGCCTTGGCGACAGCTGAGGAGATTCTGCCCGGGACAACCGATGATGAGCTTCAGGCCGGTCTCGATGCCGCCCGCTGGCCAGGACGTTGCGAACTTGTCCCCGGCAGGCCGCCGGTATTGCTGGATGGGGCAATTAACGCCCAGTCCGCCCAGTATGTGGCTGCGGTATTGCAGGAGCTGGCGCCGCCCCTGCATTTGGTAACCGGCGTGCCGGCGGACAAGGATTGGCGGGGCGTGCTGTCGGTATTGGCGCCGCTGGCAGCGTCGGTAACAGTGACCACGGCCACCAACCCCCACCTGGAGTTTCCTGCCCGGGAGGAAGTGTTGGCCACCGCCGAGGGTCTGAACGGGAAGTGCGAATATGTGCAGGATCCCGAGGCGGCCCTGGACCGGGCCCTGGCTGCTGCCCAAACTGGCACAGTAGTGATTGTGGGTACCCAGTCCCTGGTACGGGATGCCAAGGTCTTTCTTAGCAATAAAAACACCGGGGAGGGAAGCAGATGAATAAACGTCTTTATCGTGATATAAATAATAGGATGCTGGCCGGTGTCTGTGCCGGCGTGGCTGCATACTTTGGCCTAGACCCGGCCCTGGTCCGGGTTGGTGCTGTTATCCTTGGACTATTCCTGGCGCCGTTGATGGCCGTGCTCTACGTGCTGGCGGCAGTCATTATCCCGGTTGAAGCTGGGCAAACCATTTCCGGCACCACCGGCGCCGGTTACAATAACCGGGGCTTAGGCTGGCTGCTGATAATTGTTGGCGGTTTCCTACTGTTTATGAATGTGCTCTGGCCATACATGCGGCTTTGGTTTCCCCAGATTAATTTTCAGGCGCTATGGCCGCTGGTATTTGTCATTGTCGGCCTTGCTTTGATATTAAATAGCCGTAGGCAATAGTTTTTAGGAGGTAGATCAGATGGAACCGAAACGTCTTTACCGTTCCCGTTCCCAGGTTATGCTGGCCGGAGTCTGTGCCGGCATCGCTGAATATTTTCAATTGGACCCGACCTTGGTTCGCCTTGGGTGGGTGATTTTGTCAATTTTTAGCGCTGGGTTTCTCGGTATTCTCGCCTACATCATTTGTGCAATTATAATCCCCCAGGAGCCATAAAATGGGCGCAGGCGAATATCGTGTCCGGCCTGCGCGGGAGAGTGATAAACCCAGGATTCTCGAAATTTCGGCTCAGGTTTGGGAGGGCCGGGATTACATACCCCGGGTGGTGGACAAGTGGTTGCATGATTCGGAGGGAGAGTTTTCGGTTGTGCTCGCCAACGACGAATTGGTGGGATACAGCAAATTATCCACTTTGGTGCCTGGTCACGGTTGGTTGGAGGGTGCCCGGGTGGATACGGCCTGGCGCGGGCGCGGTGTCGCTACCGCCCTCGCCCGACATCATATCGAGCTGGCCCGGCAGGCGGGCTTTTCGTCGTTGCGCTACGCCACCGGCAGTGATAACAAGGCGAGCCGGACCATGGCCGATCGCTTGGGCTTTGAATTGGCGGGAGAGTTTTACCGCTACCAGGCTCCGGCAGAGCCGATAACCGATGGACACCTGGAGTTGATTGGCGAGCCTCCGCCCCGGACCAACCACGGTCTGATTCCCGTGGGCTGGACCTTCTATCCATGGTTGGACGAATTGATAGCGCGTTGGCATAATCAGGGGCATTGCCGCTATTTTGGGCAGGCGGGAGCAATGATTCACCAGAAACGCCCCGGGCGCCTGACCATGTCTTTGCTCTGGGGGAGCGAGGACGATATTCCTGACTTGTTGCGAGGTATTCGCCAGCAAGCAGCGCCGATTGAGGACATTAGTTATGTGACCGACTGTCACCGGTATCGGGAGCAATTGTTGGCTGCCGGGTTTGAGCAATTGGATATAGACGTGGTAGTTTTCCAGTATCCGTTGGCTTAGTGCCTGCCAGGAGGTGAAGTGGTGGAACTGACGGTGATAATCCTGGCCGGAGGCCGTTCACGACGCATGGGGGTGGACAAGGCCGGCCTTGATTTGGCGGGGGAGCGGTTGCTGACCCGGGTCTATCAACGGGTGATTAGGTGGCAACCAGCAGAGATTCTGATTTCCGGCCCGCCCAGGCCTTGGCTTGCGGCCCGGTATCTGCCTGACCCCCCAGGTATACAGCCCAGTTCGTTACTGGGCTTTTATACCGGTTTGCTGGCTTCAAAATCTCGCTGGAACCTGGTAGTGGGCTGTGATATGCCCTTTGTCCAGCGGGAGTTTGTCGATCTGCTTTGGCAGCATAAAAACGCGGGCGGCGCCGTTGCCCGCTGGCAGCATCGTCTTCAACCTCTGCCGGGCCTCTATCCTGCGACGGCGTTGGAGATTATTACGGAACTGTTTTCTGAGCGGCGCTATCACCTGGCTGCATTGCTGGACCGACTGGCACCGACGGCGCTATCGCCAGAGCAGGTGGCTGCTGTGGATCCGGACGGACTAAGCTTTTTTAATATCAATGCGCCTGATGATCTAACGGCTGCAAAACATATAATGGGTACATGAAAAGAGCGGCTGCGGCCGCTTTTTCGCGTAATTGAAGCCTGTTACCAGGGAAGCACTTTCTGAACCAATAGGCTGACGGCCAACCCGGCCAGTGTCAGGCCGGGAACCAAAAGCACTATGCTGAACTGGGCGCCTGCCTGGTCCCAGCCGCTACTTGCGCTCATTAAGTACCACCAGAACAACATACCCACCAGGCTGCCGCCAGCGCTACCGGCGTAGATGATTCTGCCGTAAAAAAATCCCAGCAAGGCAGTCAGCAGGGAGTAGAGTATAAAAATCACGGCCATAACAATAAAACCGGCCAGTGCTGCAGCGGGGCTGGCTGCAGTTGCTATCGCTAACAAAAACAGCGCGTAAAGGATAATGGCGTGGAAAATACCGATTAAAAACCAGGTTCCATCGCGTTTTTCCGGGAACATGAAATACACCTCCGTGCGGGGATATTCACTGGAATCGCTAGTGATATTTAGTTCGCCGGTGGCCCTCCCCCCTCCTTCATGCATGCAGGAAAATCTTGCCCAGGCCGCGAATAGTGCAATATTGGAGGTGGAAGCAGTGGAATATAAAGTAATTGGTTCTGTGATGCCGGTGGTCGAGCTGACACTGGCAGGTGGAGAGGAAATTTATGCCCAGCCCGGTTCGATGTCCTGGATGGATGAAGGCATTACCATGGAAACCAACACCGGTGGTTTGTTCAAAGGCCTAAAGCGCTCCCTGATGGGCGAGAAGATGTTCCTGGTCTATTTTTCTGCCACCCGGGAGGGGGCGCAGGTTTCCTTCGGTCATTCTTTCCCTGGTCATATAATCCCGGTTGATGTGGCCAGGCAGTCGATAATTTGCCAGAAGCGGGCCTTTCTCTGCGCTCAAAAAGGTGTGGAACTGGATATCGCGTTCCAACGGAGATTGGGCGCCGGACTGTTCGGCGGCGAGGGCTTCATCATGCAGCGGCTTAGCGGACAGGGAACAGCGTTTATTGAGATTGATGGCGAATGTGTCGTTCGGGATCTCGATGTGGGCGAGACTATACATGTTGAGACGGGCAACGTCGCTACTTACGAGGAAAGTGTGAACATGGATATCCAGATGGTTAAGGGGCTGAAAAACATCTTTTTCGGCGGCGAAGGTTTGTTCATGACCACCCTGCGCGGTCCGGGTCGGGTCTGGCTGCAGACGATGCCGCTGCAGAATCTGGCCAGGGATCTAATCCCTTTTATGCCCAAACCCAGCTCGAAATAAGTGGCAGGTATGTGGCCCGATTGTTACAGTTAAGTGAAAAATTTAGAATACAGGCTTCCCCGTTGTAAACATATGCTATACTTTCATTGAGAGAAATTGATGGAGGCTAGTGCAGTGTTTAAAGAATTTATGCGTATTTCCTGGCGGGGAACCGGTATTGCGTTGCTTGGCGGAACAGTTGGAATGCTGGTGATGGGAATTGTCTATCGGTTTACCGGATTTGCGTTTGCGCCTCATTTGATATTTGCTGTTGGTTTAGTTGGTGCTCGGATTGCAGAGGCGTTGTACAGCCACAATTGTTGCTTTCGCAAAGCGCTTACAGAAGGCGGCATCCTGGCTTTGCTGGGAATTCTGCTGGTCTATGCGGAAGATGCAATCATCAGTTTGTAGCGTTTAGCAAAATTTCACTTGGAGGGCTTCCATGGCAATACAGTGGACGGACGCATTATTGACCGGGGTAGAAGAGATCGATAATCAACATAAAGAGATGTTTCGTTGGATCAACCACCTTCTGGATTCCTGCCATCAGGGGCGGGGCACTGAGACTGTAGGTGAAGTGCTGGAATTTCTAGAGGGTTATTCCCGCAGTCATTTTGCTCGGGAAGAGGAAATTATGCTGGCCAATAATTACGATCGTTATGAAGAGCATAAAAAGCAGCATCAGCAGTTCATTGAAAACCTGGCCGAAGTCAAAGGCAGGTTTGAGGCCGAAGGCCCCGGAGTACACATCGTAGTAATTACCAACCGGGTTATCGCCGGTTGGCTCAACACCCACATTCGCCGGGTCGACAAACCCCTGGGCGAATTCCTGCGACAGCGTGTCAGCTAATTCAAAAAGGCAAAAAGAGGACGGTTCTCGATTGGCGCCAATCGAGAACCGTCCTCCTTTTGTGTATCTTTAATCGATTGATTCCGCCCACCGTTGTAAGTGGAACCGCCATTTATCATCCAAGCCAATGTGTCCCGCTTCCTTAGCTACGTGCAACTGAACATGGGGATTAATTTGTGTCAGTTGGGAATGCAGTCGTTCTATCAACGGGAATGGGCAATTCCTGTCCTCGGTGCCGTGGAAGATTATTATCGGCACGTCTTTGAACATTGCCAGGGCCTCCTGGTTGGTGTAGTCGGGCCCCTCCATGCCCCACGCTTCGGCAAGACTGGGATGGCCGCTAATCAGCGCCAGTCCCGAGAACAGGGTTGGGTTATGCTCATACGCGCGCAGCACACCGTATCCACCCATGGAAAACCCGCTCAATTTTGTATTCCTAGGCGATATCGCAAATAGTTGCTGGACTTTTTGCGTTACTTCTGCAATATCTTCCAGCGCTTCCCATGGCACATATGCGTGGGATGTGCCCCGGGCAAAAGGGGCTACCAAAATGACATGCAAGTCTTCTGCAAGCTTTAGCATCTGAGTGCTGTTGAACAAGGAACGATCATCTTCCCCACTGCCGTGGAGGTATATCAGCAGTTGACGGGGAGTCGCTGTTCCTTTGGGAATGTATATTGAATATGGTTGCAGACTGTTGTCCTGTCGACTGCAGATTGCCGCGCGGATTCTTGCTCCAGGCACAAAATGATTACTCCCCGCTTGCACAGTCCTGAGCAATGACCAGGTCGCTGCCATTTCCCGAGCAAGATCGCCAAAGTTGTCCTGCGGTTTAAGGGCGCCAAATTTATCTCTCAGCTCTTTTACTTTAAATTTGAGGAATGTAACACTTTCTTTGGATATTTCGTCCGGAGGTAACTGATGTGTAAGAGAGTTAACAGCCCTGGATATCTCAGCGAGCTCATCGGTGCGGTAAATAAAAAAATGTTCGTTGCCCTTCCATTGGCCGCCTACCCGCACGCTGTGCTCCCCCGGAGCAAGGCCGGCAGTAGCAATCGGTTGGTGGAGGCGATTGATGCCTGGTTGAAGCTGAGCTGAAAAAGTCACCGGGGCAGACTCGTCAACCGTGAAGGAGAACTCCAGCGTCTGAGTCCTGGGACTGTTCAAAACTAGTTCAAGGGTGAGTAGAGCGCCTTGGGTAGCGTGCTTTGACGAAAGGCGGCTCACCCCTTTAAGGATGTGAGCATTTCGGGGATAGATTGGGCTGAATGTCGCATAAAGACGCGGGGATTGTTCACTTTGGATACGCTCATCCCGACGCAGCATATAGGTATTACGGCCATCAGGCACTGCCTGAACATAACTAAGGTTAAAGCCAATCAATCTGTCTAGCCAGGGGTGGTATGGTGTCAGTTCATGCCAGGGTGTCCTGACGGCAAAATACTGCCAAGCGGATTCAGTGCTATGGCGCACATCTGTGCCTTCCAGAGGAATAAATGTAAGGTCTATGTTCTTATACCAGATGAATTTTCGCTGCCGACCTTTATCGAAGGGGCTGATGCCCACCACATAAAATTCAGTGCTGGCCGCTCCATCCTGACAGGGCCGGGC
The window above is part of the Bacillota bacterium genome. Proteins encoded here:
- a CDS encoding GNAT family N-acetyltransferase produces the protein MGAGEYRVRPARESDKPRILEISAQVWEGRDYIPRVVDKWLHDSEGEFSVVLANDELVGYSKLSTLVPGHGWLEGARVDTAWRGRGVATALARHHIELARQAGFSSLRYATGSDNKASRTMADRLGFELAGEFYRYQAPAEPITDGHLELIGEPPPRTNHGLIPVGWTFYPWLDELIARWHNQGHCRYFGQAGAMIHQKRPGRLTMSLLWGSEDDIPDLLRGIRQQAAPIEDISYVTDCHRYREQLLAAGFEQLDIDVVVFQYPLA
- a CDS encoding PspC domain-containing protein, whose amino-acid sequence is MNKRLYRDINNRMLAGVCAGVAAYFGLDPALVRVGAVILGLFLAPLMAVLYVLAAVIIPVEAGQTISGTTGAGYNNRGLGWLLIIVGGFLLFMNVLWPYMRLWFPQINFQALWPLVFVIVGLALILNSRRQ
- a CDS encoding PspC domain-containing protein, with the protein product MEPKRLYRSRSQVMLAGVCAGIAEYFQLDPTLVRLGWVILSIFSAGFLGILAYIICAIIIPQEP
- a CDS encoding TIGR00266 family protein gives rise to the protein MEYKVIGSVMPVVELTLAGGEEIYAQPGSMSWMDEGITMETNTGGLFKGLKRSLMGEKMFLVYFSATREGAQVSFGHSFPGHIIPVDVARQSIICQKRAFLCAQKGVELDIAFQRRLGAGLFGGEGFIMQRLSGQGTAFIEIDGECVVRDLDVGETIHVETGNVATYEESVNMDIQMVKGLKNIFFGGEGLFMTTLRGPGRVWLQTMPLQNLARDLIPFMPKPSSK
- a CDS encoding bacteriohemerythrin, whose translation is MAIQWTDALLTGVEEIDNQHKEMFRWINHLLDSCHQGRGTETVGEVLEFLEGYSRSHFAREEEIMLANNYDRYEEHKKQHQQFIENLAEVKGRFEAEGPGVHIVVITNRVIAGWLNTHIRRVDKPLGEFLRQRVS
- a CDS encoding molybdenum cofactor guanylyltransferase — protein: MELTVIILAGGRSRRMGVDKAGLDLAGERLLTRVYQRVIRWQPAEILISGPPRPWLAARYLPDPPGIQPSSLLGFYTGLLASKSRWNLVVGCDMPFVQREFVDLLWQHKNAGGAVARWQHRLQPLPGLYPATALEIITELFSERRYHLAALLDRLAPTALSPEQVAAVDPDGLSFFNINAPDDLTAAKHIMGT